TTAAAGAAGACCAGGGAATGATTTATTATCAGGGGCAGGCGGTTGCTTTGACGGCTTTGGAATACCGGCTCTTGGCTCATTTTATCCGCCACCGAGGTCAACTTCTGACCCGGGACCAATTGCTGGATCGCTTCTGGGATGCCCGGCAAGCCTATGTGAATGACAATACCCTGACCGCCACCATTAAGCGGATCCGCGACAAGACCTCCAAAGACCTGATTGAAACCGTCCGCGGCATCGGCTACAGGTTGAAGCTATGATTTATATATTATGGCTTCTAAGCATACTTGCTGTAGTCTGCTGGTTGAAGTTCCACCGGCGCCGGCGGATTCAAGAGCTGACGGACCTGATCGACCAACTCTACCAGAAAGATTATCAGATTCCCATGAAGCAGGATGATTTCTCCCAGTTGGAAGACCAGATCTATAAGTTATTCATTGAGTTGGTCGAAGAGAAAGAAAAGGTCCTTCATTTGTCCCAGACCCAGAGTCAAAATCTTGAAGACATTGCCCATCAGATTAAGACGCCGATTACAGGCATGCTCTTTGCCTTGGAAAATGATAAGACGGATCCGGCTACTTTCTCCCAGCAATTAAACCGCCTCAATGACTTGTCCAATGCTCTCTTGAAATTGGCCAGTCTGGATAATAACGTTGAGGGTTTCAAGTTGTCGCCAGTCCACTTAAGTGAAGTGATGGATTACGCCTTAGATATCTTAAGCGATGAGATTGAAGATCGTGAGATTAGTGTGGATATTGATCTCGGGGATAAGGTCATGCTCGGCCACTTCAACTGGTTGAGCGAGGCCGTCATTAATATCTTAAAGAATGCCATCAACCAGGATCAAACGACTCATATCTGCTTGGAAGCGCGGGAGAATCCGATTTATCTGGAGCTATCCATACGTGATGATGGTGGGGGAATTGCTAAAGATAAGCAAAAGAAAATTTTCCAGCGTTTCTATAAAGACCCCGATTCCAATGGCTTTGGGATTGGCCTAGCTATGGCTAAACGCATTGTCGAGAAACACCAGGGACAAATCAGCTGCCGAAATACTGAACACGGGGCAGAATTTATCCTACAATTCTATAAGTGAGAGGGAAATAATCGCGGAGGCAATTTTTTTATCTGTTTTGTCACCGACTTGTCATTTTCATTGGCTATAGTCAAACTAGGAGGAGATCTTATGGAAATACTTCGAGTCGACAATTTGACCAAGATTTATGGCCAAGGAGAAAAGCAAGTACGGGCCGTCGATG
The nucleotide sequence above comes from Aerococcus urinae. Encoded proteins:
- a CDS encoding sensor histidine kinase codes for the protein MIYILWLLSILAVVCWLKFHRRRRIQELTDLIDQLYQKDYQIPMKQDDFSQLEDQIYKLFIELVEEKEKVLHLSQTQSQNLEDIAHQIKTPITGMLFALENDKTDPATFSQQLNRLNDLSNALLKLASLDNNVEGFKLSPVHLSEVMDYALDILSDEIEDREISVDIDLGDKVMLGHFNWLSEAVINILKNAINQDQTTHICLEARENPIYLELSIRDDGGGIAKDKQKKIFQRFYKDPDSNGFGIGLAMAKRIVEKHQGQISCRNTEHGAEFILQFYK